The following are encoded in a window of Nocardioides houyundeii genomic DNA:
- the phoA gene encoding alkaline phosphatase encodes MSSHSTLRNLALGAAALSLPVALVATGADAHNHPRRASASPLIERAAAGPVDQHGGARRITRDQTQLIADAVKGSAAKNVILVIGDGMGDSEITVARNYLKGAGGFFPGIDALPLTGQLTHYSVERETGLPDYTPDSAATGTAWATGTKTYDNAVSVDRNGTPQQTVLQLAKKGGRATGNVSTSEIQDATPAVQVSHVSLRRCYGPVATTASCPENAKENGGLGSISEQLLDTRPDLTFGGGSATFTEVAKAGQWAGQTLADQARARGFQYLTDKAGLASLKRADQDKPVLGLFSPGNMPVRFAPLVATRGGADLPAATCQPEPTSAQVPSLREMTGKAIELLSKSRTGKKNGFFLQVESASIDKKDHAADLCGQIGETQQLDEAVTKALEFARADKNTLVIVTADHAHTSQIVDGATPGLDARVRTADGAEMVVAYGTSATAGGMQHTGSQVRVAGYGPGAANVVGLIDQTDLFFTMRDSMAAWTRANR; translated from the coding sequence ATGTCGTCCCACTCCACCCTGCGCAACCTCGCACTGGGCGCCGCGGCACTCTCGCTCCCGGTGGCACTGGTCGCCACCGGCGCCGACGCCCACAACCACCCCCGGCGCGCCTCGGCCTCGCCGCTGATCGAGCGGGCCGCAGCCGGCCCGGTCGACCAGCACGGAGGGGCCCGGCGGATCACCCGGGACCAGACCCAGCTGATCGCGGACGCCGTCAAGGGCTCCGCCGCCAAGAACGTCATCCTGGTCATCGGCGACGGCATGGGCGACTCCGAGATCACCGTGGCCCGCAACTACCTCAAGGGGGCCGGCGGGTTCTTCCCCGGCATCGACGCCCTCCCGCTCACCGGCCAGCTGACCCACTACAGCGTCGAGCGGGAGACCGGACTCCCCGACTACACCCCCGACTCGGCCGCGACCGGCACCGCCTGGGCCACCGGGACCAAGACCTACGACAACGCGGTCAGCGTGGACCGCAACGGCACGCCGCAGCAGACCGTCCTGCAGCTGGCCAAGAAGGGCGGCCGGGCCACCGGCAACGTCAGCACCTCCGAGATCCAGGACGCCACCCCGGCGGTCCAGGTCTCGCACGTCAGCCTGCGCCGCTGCTACGGACCGGTGGCCACGACTGCGAGCTGCCCGGAGAACGCGAAGGAGAACGGCGGACTGGGCTCGATCAGCGAGCAGCTGCTCGACACCCGCCCCGACCTGACCTTCGGGGGCGGCTCCGCCACCTTCACCGAGGTGGCCAAGGCCGGCCAGTGGGCGGGTCAGACCCTGGCGGACCAGGCGCGGGCACGCGGCTTCCAGTACCTCACCGACAAGGCGGGGCTGGCCTCGCTGAAGCGCGCCGACCAGGATAAGCCGGTGCTCGGCCTCTTCTCCCCGGGCAACATGCCGGTGCGGTTCGCGCCCCTGGTGGCGACCAGGGGCGGCGCGGACCTCCCCGCCGCCACCTGCCAGCCGGAGCCCACGTCGGCCCAGGTGCCCTCGCTGCGGGAGATGACCGGCAAGGCCATCGAGCTGCTGTCGAAGAGCAGGACGGGCAAGAAGAACGGCTTCTTCCTCCAGGTCGAGTCGGCCTCGATCGACAAGAAGGACCACGCCGCCGACCTGTGCGGCCAGATCGGGGAGACCCAGCAGCTCGACGAGGCGGTGACGAAGGCGCTCGAGTTCGCCCGCGCGGACAAGAACACCCTGGTGATCGTCACCGCCGACCACGCGCACACCTCGCAGATCGTCGACGGCGCCACGCCCGGCCTCGACGCCCGGGTGCGCACGGCCGACGGCGCCGAGATGGTCGTCGCCTACGGCACGTCGGCCACTGCCGGCGGCATGCAGCACACCGGCTCCCAGGTCCGGGTCGCCGGCTACGGCCCCGGCGCGGCCAACGTCGTGGGCCTCATCGACCAGACCGACCTGTTCTTCACCATGCGTGACTCCATGGCGGCCTGGACCCGCGCCAACCGCTAG
- a CDS encoding lipid II:glycine glycyltransferase FemX — MPTETTDLTLRLISPGQHLDFLRTQRSASFLQTPAWGRVKAEWRHESVGWFHGERLVGAALVLYRQLPKVKRYLAYLPEGPVIDWDGCCQEDTGTLGAWLAPLTAHLGRSGAFGVRMGPPVVTRRWSAAQIKDGIADPAVRRLDDVAPLERNQTGACIVSQLHELGWRPQAVEGGFAAGQPQYNFHLPLVDADGKPRSEADLLAGMNQQWRRNIKKADKSGVEVTAVTGSAQELAQDLAAFHDLYVHTAERDHFTPRPLAYFQTMFDALSAEEPDRIVLHLARHEGDLVAATISIRVGAHAWYSYGASSTEKREVRGSNAVQWAMIRGALAAGAEVYDMRGITDTLDGDDPHVGLVQFKVGTGGQAVEYAGEWDLPLNRVLYKAFDVYMSRRG, encoded by the coding sequence GTGCCCACCGAGACGACAGACCTGACGTTGCGCCTCATCAGCCCCGGTCAGCACCTGGACTTCCTCCGCACCCAGCGGTCCGCCTCGTTCCTCCAGACCCCGGCCTGGGGCCGGGTGAAGGCGGAGTGGCGGCACGAGTCCGTGGGTTGGTTTCACGGGGAACGGCTGGTCGGCGCGGCCCTGGTGCTCTACCGCCAGCTGCCCAAGGTCAAGCGCTACCTGGCCTACCTGCCCGAGGGCCCGGTCATCGACTGGGACGGCTGCTGCCAGGAGGACACCGGCACGCTGGGTGCCTGGCTGGCACCGCTGACCGCGCACCTGGGCAGGTCCGGCGCGTTCGGCGTACGGATGGGCCCGCCCGTGGTCACCCGCCGCTGGTCCGCGGCCCAGATCAAGGACGGCATCGCCGATCCCGCCGTACGCCGGCTCGACGACGTGGCGCCGTTGGAGCGCAACCAGACCGGAGCCTGCATCGTCTCCCAGCTGCACGAGCTGGGCTGGCGTCCCCAGGCCGTCGAGGGCGGCTTCGCGGCCGGTCAGCCGCAGTACAACTTCCACCTCCCGCTGGTCGACGCCGACGGCAAGCCGCGGTCGGAGGCCGACCTGCTCGCCGGGATGAACCAGCAGTGGCGGCGCAACATCAAGAAGGCCGACAAGTCCGGGGTGGAGGTCACCGCCGTCACCGGCTCGGCCCAGGAGCTGGCCCAGGATCTGGCCGCCTTCCACGACCTCTACGTGCACACCGCGGAGCGCGACCACTTCACGCCGCGTCCGCTGGCCTACTTCCAGACGATGTTCGACGCCCTCTCCGCCGAGGAGCCCGACCGCATCGTGCTGCACCTGGCCCGGCACGAGGGCGACCTGGTGGCCGCCACCATCTCGATCCGGGTGGGCGCCCACGCCTGGTACTCCTACGGCGCGTCCTCGACCGAGAAGCGCGAGGTCCGGGGCTCGAACGCGGTGCAGTGGGCGATGATTCGCGGTGCGCTCGCCGCCGGCGCCGAGGTCTACGACATGCGCGGCATCACCGACACCCTGGACGGCGACGACCCCCACGTCGGCCTCGTCCAGTTCAAGGTCGGCACCGGCGGCCAGGCCGTGGAGTACGCCGGCGAGTGGGACCTCCCGCTCAACCGGGTCCTCTACAAGGCGTTCGACGTCTACATGAGCAGGCGCGGATGA